The sequence below is a genomic window from Wyeomyia smithii strain HCP4-BCI-WySm-NY-G18 chromosome 1, ASM2978416v1, whole genome shotgun sequence.
ttcagctgttttcagaaaccggaagtcgccatcttagaattcaaaatgctatctgtggtcgagtttagctcctgtgtatcattctagatccggataatattatattgggtggaaatcttacaatccaaaatgttgcctgaagtcgattatggaacatatttgttaccactaaaaacaatcacctgccaaatatggttccatttagttgattagttcgcaagatgtgcagaaattcgtggAGAAACAGggctttcagaagagggaggggcgtcgaaccattatggacatttttgttacctctaaaaacattcacataccaaatttggttgtattttcttgattggttcatgagctgtgcaaaatttgtgtttcatttgtatgggacccctccctttcaaaagagagaggggtgttaaaacattatggacatattttttacaacTAACAACATtcccctgccaaatttggttccatttgtatggaacccctcccttacagaaaagggaggggcgtccaactattagggacatattagttaccccttagaacatccacctgccaaattcggtttcatttgcttggcttgttcttgagttgtgcaaaaatttatgtttcatttgtatgggacccctcccttccaaaagagggatgggtctcaaactatcatacgaacctttatcgacaccaaaaacccctacatacaaattttcacgtcgatcggttcggtagttttcgagcctatatggatcagacagacagacagacagaccggactgcatttttatatgtatagattacaacatcaatgttttagaacctaaagagtgaatatacatttattggattgaagcattatgtaaatctatttttacaaataaaagagtgaatgagaaaggctgggtctaaccgctaggtggattaatttaggcacaaagaaacaacgatttttctttccaaaacagattgtgtgtttggaaatgACAGCTCTCGCTGCAAAACTTTGCGCAATGTTCTAGTGTATTTTTAGTATACATTTTTCCTGTAGAAATCGGTCTTTTTAAATAAATGCTACGTCGTATTTAATCCAACCCTCCCCTTCTCCTTGTGACAGTTTGTCACAAAACGATTTTGAGTATGTTCCCTTATGTACAAATTGACTTacattaggacaaaattatACTACATGAAATCGTCAAAAAGGTTGGGTCGTAAATGGTTTAATTCCGTACATCCGAAGCCAGATGTAAAATTAGTTCATTCTTGGGTTTTGCGCTGCCTGTATTTCGGTGGAAAACCTATCAAGCGATACACTTCGCCTTCATCACACAAAATTTTCCCACTCAAACTGTCGGACTTTAACCAGGAACCAGTACAGAAAGGAAGGAACATTCTGTGTAGATAAGTCTAAGTGTTTCGTTAGGGATCATatatgacgtagcattcgaggggggaggggggatttgcagttttgtgacgaaatgtgacgatggGGTGGGTAGGGGGTCAAGTCAAGTTCtatttgttcttttttattaccGTTTTGTCTGTTGAGAGTCATTTTCAATACTTTATTGCCTTTTCTTGATCATTATTGATGCAATAAAAGTTCTTGATAATTAAAttcgcaaaaaattttttttttcgtgggaGGGGGAGTTGTTATACAGCTACGtcattatctagagggggtctgcaactttgtgacgaaatgctacgatgggggaggggggagtcaaaaaaccccaaaaaagctacgtcaGCTATGCAAGCTCCCTAAATGTTAAAGACGTAGTAGGCCCTGATAAAGATTCCATAGAAGCACCGAAACGTTGATGATGAGCAAATAGAAATCAACGCAATTCATTAGACTGCAAGTCGATATATCAATCCTTTGAATTAATACATTAATTTCAGTTGAAAACTTAACTTATAATAACAACTGCAGAATCACCACACACATCATTTTGCGCGCAGATTACACAAATAGAAATGGAAAGAATTCAAGCTGCATCAAAGTCGTGTCCAATTCTACGTTTCTACCAGGAGAACATATGGTTCGCTCGTTAGAAGAGCACAATAACGGTTTATGGTTTGAACTTTAGCATGTACTCCTCGTGTTTCTCATAAATTGCAAGCTAGGAACATTTTAAACGTTATCATTTCTTCGCCTGTTTATTTCTTCATTTTTCCTCCAAGTCGAAACAAAGAATCGCCTTATGTAACACCAGAACTAAATAGCGTAAAGTGGACACTTGATGTAATACTGAAAAATGGCTCTGTCTGACTGCACGAACGTGATTTATCAAACCAACCAATTTTCGAATCAGGCCATGATTTGCACAAGCCTATGGTAATAATACGATTCTTAGCCGCACATTCACATGCAATTAAGTGCAGTCCgatgaaaatggaaaatggcaCGCTGTTCAATAGAGTTAGCTTAGTGGTTTCGAAATGATGAGTATACTATGCAGGCATAATGACGCAATTATTGGCTTTTCACAGTAATAAAGTTTGCACAGCCGACTGTGATTGTGCTATTTATCTTTCAATTAATTTCGATGATAATGGACACATTCGGCGGTTCAGTTTGCAAGAAGTGGCAAAATTGAAACTTATCGATTAATCAATCAATGGTAATGGCACCGATAAATGGACGTTAGTCCTGTTTTAATTGAACCTGTATTTGTGTCAATCATTCAGCCTATCCAGTGAACGATACGTTACTTTGCCGCCTTGCATGGCTATCGTTACGTTCGGTCTGCGAAACTCGAGTTGGCGTCCGCGAGTTCACTTAAAAATTGTTCtatgaagagagagagaaaaatagagagagagagagagagaaagaaagaaagaaaaaaaaggtagTAAATTTATCGTTACACCATGAATTGCGAGGAATGCTATTACCGTAAATCTTATTAATTTGATCGTGCATTTCCGAGTCAACCTAGAAAATTAATGAGAACATTTGAAACAATTAACTGTCTCGTTAGTTTGTTTTAAATCGTTAATTTGAGAGGGCAGCTGCGGTCgattctttttatttatatttcatCTATGTTTTCGGGCTATGATATTAAAGCACCTTTATATTTACGATaagtaaaaaatcattttatttatttacagtCTCCCTGTGCAAAGTGAAGGAATCTGTGGTGAATTATGAGTGCTTGCATATTGCACCTTGGCGAATTGAGAATTCTCGTTAGAATAACCGGTAATATAGAATCATAGAGGGTAAATACTGGTGagtttttaatatatttcaaaCACTAGAGCTTAAACGGAGGACGAAGTGCAACCTCCAgcttacaaaacaaaataaattaagcAACGTTCAACTAACAGTTCTATCATTCAGCTGAACAGGAGTTTGCGTAGTTGTaacaaatgatatttttttattcttgatgCATGTTTATCATTTTGAGTTATTTACAGTAGTTTCTCATGCCTTTCAGTCTGAATTCTGGATTCCGGCGTTATTTTCGGAGTGCAGGAGCGACTGTCGTAGATTCTGTCGTAGAATCTGTCGTAGATTCTGTCACCGTGGAGGTTGTTGTTTCCGCAGAAGTGGATGTGGATGGTTCCGAATTTGTTAAAGGTGCTGTAGCCGTTGTCACAGTAGTTGTAGTGGTATCTGTCGAACTTGTGGTTGCAGTTGACGTATCGGGAGATGATGAAGTTATCGCCGGTGTCGTGGAAGTTGTTGCAACTGTGGTCGTCGACGCAACGGTCGTTGACGTTGAAGATGACGGCGGTGTAACTGAACTGGAACTAGTTGTCGTTGAGCTAGGCGTTGTTGACGCACTGGGTGCCGTTGACGTAGTTACTACAGTTGTTGTGGAAGCTGGTCTGCCGGTAGTGGTGCTGCCTGTTTGCGGAGTTGTAGTTACTGGCGGTGTTAGTGTTGTCGCTAATTTAGCTTCACAATCGGCAAGTGAATCCTCAACGCTACTTTTCTCTACTGCAACCACTATGGTAGCAACCATGAATGTAACCATTCCTACTCCCAGACATATGCTTAGTTTGTTCTTTATGATGGTATCTGGAGCAAATTATCAATAGTTACTAACAATTTTTCGATATCAAAATAAAACTATATTTCTGGTGCCAAATTATATCATCAACAGATTCACACTTGGTCATATTCGCATTACCTGTAAAACCCATTTTAACTAAAGCTCTGCTAACTATAACTACACGGTTTTGTACGTTCACAAGTTCCAACTCTAAAGTGAGTGAAATAATTGTTCTGGAACCGATTTTATACCATCCAATGTAATCCCAGCTTTATAGCCCCTCAATACAGGGATGGCGACGATACATGGAACGAAGTCAAATCGTAAAAGTTGACTCATCGATGGTGTCACAAATCAATTAAACTAAGTACATCCCTGCGAAACATACCGGGAGAGGATCAGTTCTAGTAAGCAGCGATCTTATCAGTGCACTTTGCGCGAAAATATCGGGCGCATCGATGTTAGTTTTGCCTTCCATATATCGAGGTATAGATTAGAAAATCGAATTACCTTTAGAAGTTGCACTCAGTATTATACAATACTGGAAATGTTTCTTACTTGTAAATTATTCGATACCTAAGTGAGGCAAATGTTTACGCATTCTGTAGCTTAGGCGATTTCTTACGTACACCTGACTGCATTTGAAGTGGACATAAATCTTCGTATGGTGGTAcatataatttatatttttattctgttttgaTAGAAGGGTACACACCTTATCGGAAGATTCAACAAACTTAGATATGTATTTTGCGTGATGTTAATAATGTACGGATTGATAGATAAACTGAAAAGCCGTATTTAGAAgataacaaaattttcaaatcgaTATTAAACCAGATATCACTTGATGACTAGTTTGCTCTCTTCCACTTGGAACAGCGCTTACCAATCGCAAGTTGATGGCACCAATGTAATACTTTAATATGCCTTTCAAGTGCAAATCTCAACCCTGATAATAATACCACCAAATAAAAGAATGCTTAAAACTTTCGCTTGAAacgcaattgggttgtttattcatggatttttagtttttatatcagctaaaagagtgtaattttctgagcaaaacgtgattttttaaatttttattactttcctTCGATTCttaaatgaagaatgaaaaatcgctttaaatcgctacaatgacagttggtatatgggctagctgtcattgtagcaatttcgagcagtttcgtgatttaaaaatcgaagaacaacgatagaaaatttttgaaaatcacgttttgcttaaaaaatgcagctctttcaacCCAATTTTGGCTCGACATAGTTGGAAACTAAAATTTGCAAACTGTTGGAAGCAACTGGAGCAGAACTGGGAATACGATCTCAGCTAACCGTTCCCTGTTTGTTCGTTGGGTCCCTCCATGATAGCGAGACTGTCACTGCAACAGATGCCCGATCGACAACAGAAATGTCATCATAAAATGCGACCATATTGTTTCCCAAGTTCTGTTTATGAGAAGTATGGTTTATCTTGAGattttaaatgtaaagatttatctgtattttacagtTTGTTTGTCCAAAATAACCATGGGAAATCTGTGTATACAAAATTACTGATTTTTAGCAAAGAATCTGTATTCAGAGTATTGATGTTGGATTTTTTGCACAATCTAATATTGAATGCCTTCAAGTGAGGTTAACTTAAATATTTGATCTAGCTTTCCCCCAAACGGCAAGATGAACAAACGGACAAACAAATTGTATTGCCACCAGACTTCGTTCTCGCTGTATGCCTGTCATTGTTGTCAACACGAAATCAAATTGAGTTTTCTCCGAACCGCGCCCGCAGAATgcaacaaattttgctgctatATTTTCAGTGCTGAATAACTATGCTTGCAAAGTGTGAATTCTTACTTACAATAGCATTTTTATCCTTTTGATTTTATCGGTTCTACGATGAGTATAGATGAAATAGGCTTGGAAAACGCGAAAAAGAGACCTCCAATTGCCGAAAGCCTCCTTCTAAACTCGCTTAGTATAGCTAGAAATGCTTCGTAACAGCTggaaatgtacgaaaaatgcCCTGAGTTGAACTCGTAACGTAAAAACCTAGAATGGTTACTTAAATCAGTTCGACTCAGTCCCTGAAATAGCAAGAGAAGATtgccaaaattcaaaacaactcACAATCGCGGGAAatattctgtttttattttaaatgcgAATAACTAATAGCCTACAAAGAGAAAACGAATCATATTGGTGTCGGTTTTAAACCACGTGAACAATAGGAGGGAACGGAAGAATTCGTCAAAAGACCAAGCAAGAACAAATAGGTTAGAGAAGCAAGCCACGTGGTCTAAtatgatcaaaattaaaataattgggTTTTATTGAAAGGATACAATAATTGCAGTAAGTAGgcattatttttgcctttctcctagaaaggtatagcaatcacggCAAGaaataaaggtataaaagtgctcaaaagggccgaatgtcgtatatcactcgactcagttcgacgagctgagaattttctgcatgtgtgtgtgtgtaacgctctcccaatctcactcgattttctcagagatggctggacagatttcaatgaaattaattgcaaatgaaaggtctagttgccctataagactctattgaattttattgcatataatctgatttctagtttaaaggttatgtttaaaggttacgtaaaaattacgaaacatcaatatctcagaaactacacaaccgatttgaacaaaattagtttcaaatgaacgggctacctaaaaaacccgtaacttttgaattttatgaagtttgaacatgtggttcagaagttatggaaagaaaagtgctctggagactatttaatctcactcatgtttctcagagatggctggactgattttcataaaatcagtgtcatatggaaggtcttgttgccccataagaccctaatgatttttttttgcaaatggattattactttgcctgttgtgtttaaaaatgtgaaatccagctatgaaaagaaacatattccgaagactacttggactcactcacttttctcagaaatggttgACCCGATCTCCATAGAGttaatatcaaataaaaggtctagctgcctcataacaccctattgaattttgctgtaatcggactgtagcttcgtctgtaatgtatcgaaatgtgaaaatcacgaaacttcattatcttggaaactacacaaccgatttcaacaatattgatatcagatgaacgggctagttaagggttaactgatgaattatgattgaacacgtggtttcaaagttttatttgtaaaacaacgaaagtctattatctcaagtattacacgacttttttgaacataactagtgtcctacaaacgagtcatctctcaaacttacaaataacaaacttcataacaatttgatatgctgttcaaacgTTTCGGaaggaaaagaaattcaaagactattcaacactatacctgctttgatcaatataaatggcctcaacatgatttaaatgtggtatcgtactatctgaacgttcccggtatcgctcgtgattgaattgttcgaagttaagagtcatttcttttatttcgctatttcttaagcactaacattacgtcaaatttcatattttatactttaattacaacatcaatattttagaacccaaagagtgaatataccccattattggatttaagcattgtaaatctatttttacaaataataagtttgaatgagaaaggctgagtctgaccgctaggtggattaatttaggttttttactaTAAAGCTGGTCAAtaaaagcaaacaaaaatttgccctag
It includes:
- the LOC129718127 gene encoding uncharacterized protein LOC129718127, producing MGFTDTIIKNKLSICLGVGMVTFMVATIVVAVEKSSVEDSLADCEAKLATTLTPPVTTTPQTGSTTTGRPASTTTVVTTSTAPSASTTPSSTTTSSSSVTPPSSSTSTTVASTTTVATTSTTPAITSSSPDTSTATTSSTDTTTTTVTTATAPLTNSEPSTSTSAETTTSTVTESTTDSTTESTTVAPALRK